The stretch of DNA ATTGTATATGTTTCATCACTTACATTACATTGCTATATATACTGGAGGTTTTCTAGAAGCTTTCTTGCAGTCCGATCATCGATCTTTAAGCAGTTTATATGCACCCGACAGTCCTTTCCCTACAGCAATTTCGCGTATAGTTTCATCCGGAACTATATCCTCCTTGTCTTCCGAGTTAGGTTGCTAAAACTTTTCAGTAGTGGGGGCATTATTTACGTAtaagtttataattattttttgattcTCTTATTCCTaaagttaagaaaataaaataaatgtttcaaaatatagatttaccaacaataaattgatcTAAGTGAGTCTTTTGGTCCTTTAAACATGCGGTTATATATTTTGCGACCAAACTCCAAATTAATAGTGAATTCTTTTCTTAAAAACGGATGATTaacagaaaaaacaaaaacaaaaaaaacaagagagaaataaatatcTTCAATGGAATATGGGATGCATGttacatataaatatatgtcaacaaaataatagaatattaacACAGTGTAGGGAATGAACATATATCATACAATGgtaatgaaaattttaaaagaaaagtgGGGGCATCGGCCTGCGTAACCATCCACATAGCTCCATCCCTGCTTCAGTCCACCCACCAGCCTCGTCTTTCTTCTCCTCGACAGGAACATTTGCATCTTCGTCATCAATCATGAAAACATCTTCACCTTCTGGCTTACGTGCTTTTTCATTAATGTGATGACGCCAGACAGATTCTCCCATCTCTCTAAAGACTATCTTATTTTCTCTTGACTTTCTAGCTGTAGAAATTTGATAATCAACAGTCTCATTACTAGGATTTGAGGAGGCAATTACAGCAATAGCTTGAGGATAGAATACTCCTTTATTTCTTTGGGGTCAAGTAATCTAATATAAATCCGACCCGGTGATTATAATGGTTTACATTATAGGATGCCTTACATTATAGTCTTTTAACTGTTGTCGGAGGAGAAAGaatattcaaaataataaaattatattgatGTTGATGTGAGTATATGCTACAAAGATAACACACTAATCTTATTTATACTAGATTTAGGTAATACTACTTATTAATTACTGTAAAAAgtgtaatattaattaaattaagaaagtaAATTGTGAAAATAAGCACATATAGAAACCAATTCCAAGAGACCAGTTAAGATGCTCTACCAATGCATTGAGTACATAGATTTTGATAGCATAGGCGATTGTTTTTTCACGTTGAATATTGTATTTCAGTTCTTATATCATTTTCAAATCACATTGTTATTTCACATACTTGAGAACTCTTGTGCAGCTGCTCAAGATTCAACTTGTCTGTTTGAAATAGATGAACTATTAAGTTGGATCTTAATGTTTATCATCGGCACTCCATTTATCTTAGTAATCATCTCTCTAAAACTATCAGAATGCCTTGCAGGTTTATTTTAGGATGTTAGATGCGCTATTGGCCGAGGAGAAAATGTCTGACGAGTTTTTGGGTCAAACTCAGGCTAGTCAACTGTTGTTCTTATTTCCCGTCTCATATTAAACCTTAGATTTTGTATTGTTTTGCCAAAACATATACTCTAATCGAACCTATATCTGCAGGTTATATTATGTAATGACTGTGAAAAGAAAGGAGCAGCTCCCTTCCACTGGCTTTACCATAAATGCCCTTGTTGTGGTTCCTACAACACTAGAGTTCTATGATTCTTCCAGTGTGAGCATAGATGTTTGCCTCTCCTAGCTTCTTTGTATTTAAGCATTAGatcatactttatttttaaatttttagttcTATCGCTTATGCCAGAATTATCCTCCTATAATGTAAAAATAGTTACATTGTTACCTatgaaatttaattgttttaaaatctTCCTTTGCTGTTCAACTATTCAGAATCATCATTGCAATTTCAGTTTGAAAATCAAGAAATGATATTCATGACAACTTTCTGCTAGAATATATTTGCCGTCTACTTTGTTTTGGTTATGCTTACTCATTAAATGCATAGTGTGGATAACACCTTTATTGTGTTGTATCTTCTAATAATGCCGAGAAGGGTGAGAAGTTATCGGATAATCCGAAAGCTAGAGGAATATGGATGAGCCTCATTAATAAACCGTAAATTTTGACGCATTTGATCAAGCTTGCATTTGACAATCAAAGTGACACAATATAGGATTAAATATTAGTCCATAAAACCACGACtttataaaatcattgtttatATTTCCTCCATTCAACAAAATAGTGTGGTTTTTGTCTCTGATGAATACTAAAACACATTCCTGTTAATTGTAGAggttaaaatgaataaaacttTAATAAGAATTAACTTGAAAAATAAGTCACATTTTCTGAAACagaaaacatatttaaatcaaaAGGGTATAATTTTGTGTGGTCTTAATTGAGAAGCATTGGGATTTATAGAAATAGTGTCTTATACAAAGTGACATCAGAGACAGTAATACATAAAGTAATGCATTTTCagtattttctatattttaaatatgatcGAGTGACCTTTCCAATGATACAAGTTTTTTATCCGTGTAGCTAATCTGAATTAATGGGAAAAGTTGTAGTTGTATGCTGATTATATCtcctttattttaaataatgaaaatagcAGCTGCATTAATGAAACAAGCACATCTGAAAGGAAATTCAACTATGCATATTTTTAGTAATCGACATCTTCCCTTCTTTTACTAATGATATGACTTAAGTTAGGTCCCTGGTCCATCTTgatcttatttatttatctttgtcATGATGTTTCAAATAGCTTGGATCTTTGACAGCATAATTTACTTTTTCATGCTTGATGTGTTTGACTGCATAATCTGGTTTTGTTATCATTCTTTGCAATAGTGACTATTACATAAGAAGGAAATATATAAAATTGCTCTAAAATATTTATGCAGTTTATGTTATGATGATAGATAGTAGATAAGAACAGTCAAATATTCAGTATAAATTGATGAAAAGTGTTCTATCTGGATATTATTCTTTGCCTTCTCATAACCAACACAATTTGATAGATAATGGAAGGTATCTGCTTCTATTTCGAATGTTGACAAATGAAGGATTGGAAACTCAATAATGACAAgattaccaatttttttaaaaaataatccaaAAAGGAATGGAAAAATGAAACCTAGTTCATCTTTTCATTTCGTTGAAGGCAACACAGTACTGATCAATTGACACTGGTAAGGCTGAAACAAGCAGCTGCACTCTTCAGTTCATTCTCAGAAACATGCTCTGTGCACTTTCTTGTATCTTTCAGTGATTCTTCCGAACTGCAGGCAGAGATGTACAAATATCAAATATGAGCATTTTCATTTCATAAGATTTTGATATATAATATGCAAATGATTATCAATTGCCAACTATATCTAATTTCAACATTAAACTTTAATCTCATTTTGTATGAATTCGCTTGTGGAGGTTCAAATTGGAACAAACCCCCGACAAGACTACCTCTGATGAAGGGAACTTGTGCATTGTTTGTTTTACTGTGTGCTTAATAATTATGACATAGTTAATTGATCAATATACCTTGATTCATAAGCCTCCTTAGAATAAATGTATGATTGCCTATCATCAACTGTATCAAAAAATGAATGCATTTCATCATAATTATCTTCAACAACTCCTTGTTGGACAGATGACAGTGGTTGTGACTCTGAGGCAACCAACTGATGAGGTTGCATTGTTATTGAATTGCTATTGTTACTTGTGTAAGGGCACTGAATCCACAAATTAGGATTTGTAGCATTATCCTTTGAATCCATGTAAAGGGGTGAGTTATTATAATCCACACTATTGCTGTTGGAGTAGGAATGTTGCTGAGATACAGACAAAGGAGCAGCCACTGTATTATTGTTGTTAATATTATAACTCTGTGGTTGTGGAGTTTGATTAAACAGTGCAAGCGCATTAGACGAACGCGGCGCCATTCCCAATTCTAACTGTGAAGTCA from Trifolium pratense cultivar HEN17-A07 linkage group LG5, ARS_RC_1.1, whole genome shotgun sequence encodes:
- the LOC123883355 gene encoding LOB domain-containing protein 27-like; its protein translation is MTLKGGTTQACAACKFQRRKCTPECLLAPYFPADQPKIFLNVHKLFGVSNIVKILKYLEPSQKKVAMDSIIIQANYRDKYPVHGCWEEICRLQYQIWLMEEELHVVYQQLEICRQQQQQQLPHDDVTSQLELGMAPRSSNALALFNQTPQPQSYNINNNNTVAAPLSVSQQHSYSNSNSVDYNNSPLYMDSKDNATNPNLWIQCPYTSNNSNSITMQPHQLVASESQPLSSVQQGVVEDNYDEMHSFFDTVDDRQSYIYSKEAYESSSEESLKDTRKCTEHVSENELKSAAACFSLTSVN